A genomic stretch from Aedes albopictus strain Foshan chromosome 2, AalbF5, whole genome shotgun sequence includes:
- the LOC109422774 gene encoding luciferin sulfotransferase yields the protein MAFKFSKTGDTVYSTTFPGIVKRDSIFVLANDYGKVPITIPNWKPEACFWDARFQSVSQSIKDLEVRTDDVWLAAYPKSGITWCQEMIWLVCNDLQYGKAATLNVDSRWSYLDLCTKKKHEGPLPMDFAPSPRFVKSHLPVALLPDQIWTVRPKMVYIRRNPKSVAVSCFHHYASIYGCTATKEQFMQAFLKDQVLSSPYHRHVIEYYHLDYPNMLHLCYEDMKRDLKSTLRRVCSFFNKSYSEDQLETLAKHLSFESLKNNKAVNFSDVTQRTLLESNRTDKLADPNYKFMRQGEVEGWKKELDQETIGKFDEWTKSKVMDPDDMKLFA from the exons ATGGCATTTAAGTTCTCTAAAACAGGTGACACCGTCTACAGTACGACATTCCCCGGAATAGTGAAACGTGATTCCATCTTTGTTCTGGCAAATGATTATGGCAAAGTTCCTATCACGATTCCTAACTGGAAACCTGAAGCATGCTTCTGGGATGCAAG ATTCCAATCAGTTTCTCAATCGATCAAAGACCTGGAGGTTAGGACGGATGATGTTTGGCTGGCGGCGTATCCGAAAAGTGGCATCACCTGGTGTCAGGAAATGATCTGGCTCGTTTGCAATGATTTGCAGTATGGAAAAGCTGCCACACTCAATGTTGACTCAAGATGGAGTTATTTGGA TTTATGCACAAAAAAGAAACACGAGGGACCTTTACCAATGGACTTCGCACCGTCACCACGTTTCGTCAAGAGCCATCTACCAGTGGCACTACTTCCGGATCAGATATGGACCGTTCGGCCGAAGATGGTTTACATTAGAAGAAATCCAAAATCAGTAGCAGTGTCGTGCTTTCATCATTACGCTTCAATCTATGGTTGCACGGCAACAAAAGAACAATTTATGCAAGCTTTTCTCAAGGATCAGGTGTTGTCTTCACCATATCATCGGCACGTTATTGAATACTACCACTTGGACTACCCGAATATGTTGCATCTTTGCTACGAGGATATGAAAAGG GACCTTAAGAGTACTCTACGCCGAGTGTGTTCGTTCTTCAACAAGTCATACTCGGAAGATCAATTAGAAACACTAGCGAAGCATCTTTCGTTCGAgtcgttgaaaaacaacaaagcggtaaATTTTTCGGATGTTACTCAACGAACACTGTTGGAGTCGAACCGTACCGATAAATTGGCAGATCCTAATTACAAGTTCATGAGACAGGGAGAAGTGGAAGGCTGGAAGAAGGAGTTGGATCAGGAAACTATAGGAAAGTTCGATGAGTGGACGAAAAGCAAGGTGATGGATCCAGACGATATGAAACTGTTTGCATGA